AAAAAACCGGAAGTTTTTTCAGTTTAAGACCTTATATATTTCACCTGATGTTTCGTTTTGTTTCGGTTTCAGGTTATTGTTTTCTTCTCTTTGTAGATAAACATTCTTTATATGGTGTTTTTGAGAGTTTATGAAATAAATAAAGGTTCTTATTGATTTTTATTTGTTTTGAAATGTTTTATTTTATAAATTTGATATAGAAAGCGAAACAAATCGTTAGCTCATATAAGGAGGCCGTTACACATGAACACAAATAGAAAAGAACTCATAGGAAATATTGTTGATCCGGAAAAGGTTTGGGATGTAATTGTAGTTGGTGGTGGAGCAACAGGCTTAGGTGCTGCGCTTGATGCAGCCAGCCGGGGTTATCAGACCTTATTATTAGAACAAGCTGATTTTGCGAAAGGAACATCCAGCCGGAGTACCAAATTAGTCCATGGAGGCGTGCGCTATCTGGCGCAGGGCGATATCGGACTGGTTAGGGAAGCCTTATATGAACGTGGTTTACTTTTAAAAAACGCAGCCCATTTAGTGAAAAACGAATCATTCATTATTCCAAATTATGAATGGTGGGGCGGTGCTTTTTATACTATAGGATTAACATTATATGATTTGCTGGCTGGCAAACTGGGCTTCGGCCGTGCCAGACATATCTCTAAAAAAGAAGTCATCAGCAAACTTTCTACTATACAGCCTGAACATTTATACGGAGGAGTAGTTTACCACGACGGACAGTTTGATGATTCCCGTCTGGCGGTTAACCTTGCGCAGACTAGTCTGGAACAAGGGGCTACGATTTTAAATTATATCCGCGTCACGAGTTTAATTAAAGACGCGCAGGATAAAGTTGCCGGTGTTGTGGCCACAGATATAGAATCTGGCGTTACTTATCAGCTGAAAGGTAAAACGGTCATTAATGCGACCGGTGTATTTGTAGATGATCTTTTACAAATGGATAAACCGGGTAAAAAACCACTGGTCAGATCAAGTCAGGGTGTCCATTTGGTGATTGAGCGTTCATTTATGCCAGGTGAAGATGCGATCATGA
The Pedobacter cryoconitis DNA segment above includes these coding regions:
- a CDS encoding glycerol-3-phosphate dehydrogenase/oxidase, whose protein sequence is MNTNRKELIGNIVDPEKVWDVIVVGGGATGLGAALDAASRGYQTLLLEQADFAKGTSSRSTKLVHGGVRYLAQGDIGLVREALYERGLLLKNAAHLVKNESFIIPNYEWWGGAFYTIGLTLYDLLAGKLGFGRARHISKKEVISKLSTIQPEHLYGGVVYHDGQFDDSRLAVNLAQTSLEQGATILNYIRVTSLIKDAQDKVAGVVATDIESGVTYQLKGKTVINATGVFVDDLLQMDKPGKKPLVRSSQGVHLVIERSFMPGEDAIMIPKTDDGRVLFVVPWHDKLVVGTTDTPLDQHSLEPVALEEEIEFIMRTAAKYLVKAPTRKDVLSVFAGLRPLAAPEDGSSKTKEISRSHKLIVTTSGLITITGGKWTTYRRMGEDTINKAIEVGKLPVRPTKTKELSIHGSKADVNRNDHLYIYGSDEAAVLALGDENPAWKEKLHVRLPYLKAEVVWGVRHEMARTVEDILARRVRALFLDARAAIDMAPAVAKLVATELQYDETWEKEQVKTFRKLAQSYLLEPYTPE